From the genome of Campylobacter concisus, one region includes:
- the sstT gene encoding serine/threonine transporter SstT, translated as MNMLRNIARRYADGNLIVQILVGIILGALVGFYTHYEAAPYNNISAKIQTIQNESGLSVDEVIKTRLSQYEAKQLNEAKEKASSAYSIAASASVLGDLFKGALKAIAPILVFVLVATSIILRDFGHTKGMQKIITLYLIGTFLAAVIAVVASFLFPVELSLKGLASADMSAPQGITNVLKDLIYKMVENPINALANGNYIGIITWAVGSGIALRNSTAETKKVFKDISDGVTHIVKFIIRLAPFGIFGMVTISIHETGFEVLAGYLKLILVLVGAMLVVAFIIYPAMVFVLTRKNPYPLVMICLKESAISAFFTRSSAANIPVNMALCKKLGLKEELYSISIPLGATINMGGAAVTISILALTAVNSIPSITVTFGDALLLCFISALGACGASGVAGGSLLLVPLACGLFGISNDIAMQFVTVGFTIGVIQDSVETALNSSSDVLFTAVASETSN; from the coding sequence ATGAATATGTTAAGAAACATAGCAAGAAGATACGCCGATGGAAATTTGATAGTTCAAATTTTAGTTGGTATCATTCTAGGTGCCCTAGTTGGCTTTTACACACACTACGAAGCAGCTCCTTACAACAATATCTCGGCTAAAATTCAAACTATTCAAAACGAGAGTGGTTTGAGCGTAGATGAAGTTATAAAAACTCGCCTTAGTCAGTATGAAGCCAAGCAGCTAAATGAAGCCAAAGAAAAAGCTAGCTCAGCCTATTCTATCGCTGCTTCAGCTTCAGTTTTAGGCGATTTATTCAAAGGTGCTTTAAAAGCTATCGCACCAATTCTTGTCTTTGTTTTAGTAGCGACATCCATCATTTTAAGAGATTTTGGTCATACAAAAGGTATGCAAAAGATCATTACACTCTATCTAATTGGTACATTTTTAGCAGCCGTTATTGCAGTTGTTGCTAGTTTCTTATTCCCAGTGGAGCTTTCTTTAAAAGGTCTTGCAAGTGCTGATATGTCAGCGCCTCAAGGAATTACCAATGTTTTAAAAGATCTCATTTATAAAATGGTCGAAAATCCAATAAACGCCCTTGCAAATGGCAACTATATAGGCATCATTACCTGGGCAGTAGGCAGTGGTATAGCACTTAGAAATTCCACAGCTGAGACCAAAAAAGTATTTAAAGACATAAGCGATGGTGTAACTCATATTGTTAAATTTATCATTAGACTAGCTCCATTTGGCATCTTTGGTATGGTTACTATCAGCATTCATGAAACTGGGTTTGAAGTACTTGCAGGATATCTAAAACTAATTTTAGTTCTTGTTGGAGCAATGCTTGTTGTCGCATTTATCATCTATCCAGCCATGGTTTTTGTATTAACTAGAAAAAATCCTTATCCACTTGTGATGATCTGCCTAAAAGAGAGCGCTATCTCAGCATTTTTTACAAGGAGCTCAGCTGCAAACATCCCTGTAAATATGGCACTTTGCAAAAAGCTTGGTCTAAAAGAGGAGCTTTACTCGATCTCTATCCCACTTGGTGCTACTATAAACATGGGCGGAGCGGCAGTTACTATTAGTATCCTAGCGCTTACTGCGGTAAATTCTATCCCATCTATCACAGTTACATTTGGCGATGCACTACTTCTTTGCTTTATCTCAGCTCTTGGTGCTTGTGGCGCTTCAGGCGTGGCTGGAGGCTCACTTCTTTTAGTGCCATTAGCGTGCGGTCTTTTTGGTATCAGCAATGACATCGCTATGCAGTTTGTAACAGTTGGCTTTACCATTGGTGTCATCCAAGACTCAGTTGAAACTGCGTTAAATAGCTCATCTGATGTACTTTTTACAGCAGTAGCTTCAGAGACTTCAAACTAA
- the metK gene encoding methionine adenosyltransferase: protein MYLFTSEVVSPGHPDKCADIIADSIVDTILTQDPNGRVASEVFVAGKNIVIGGEINSKVKLSYKDYEKIVKDALAHIGYDGKSNFTKEQCLHPDDIEVKVCLNQQSPDINQGVDQSSGEIGAGDQGIMFGFASCEAKEFMPAAITYARMLCEKVYKFAKANPDKLGVDIKTQVTIDYGSKDNFENCKPQSIHTIVVSAPCVESIKIEELRALIQNLIDETGLPKELYNKEKTIIYINPTGRYVNHSSLHDSGLTGRKLIVDSFGGYSPIGGGAQSSKDYTKVDRSGLYAARWIAKNIVAAGLAKKCIVQISYAIGVAKPTSVSVDTMGTHAIGVNDDMLSNFVSEHFALTPRWITNKFGLDKPSKDTFLYAKVAAKGQVGNAKYPWEKLDAVDTFKALLKK from the coding sequence ATGTATCTATTTACCTCTGAAGTTGTAAGTCCGGGTCATCCAGATAAATGTGCTGATATAATCGCTGATAGCATAGTGGATACTATTTTAACACAAGATCCAAATGGTCGTGTCGCAAGCGAAGTTTTTGTGGCTGGAAAAAACATAGTAATAGGCGGAGAGATAAACTCAAAGGTAAAACTCTCATATAAAGACTACGAAAAGATCGTAAAGGACGCTCTTGCGCATATCGGATATGATGGAAAGAGTAATTTTACAAAAGAGCAGTGCTTGCACCCAGATGATATCGAGGTCAAAGTCTGCCTAAATCAACAAAGTCCAGATATAAATCAAGGCGTTGATCAAAGTAGTGGTGAGATCGGAGCAGGCGATCAAGGCATCATGTTTGGTTTTGCAAGCTGCGAAGCGAAAGAGTTTATGCCAGCAGCCATAACTTACGCAAGAATGCTTTGCGAAAAAGTATATAAATTTGCCAAAGCAAACCCTGATAAGCTTGGCGTTGATATAAAAACGCAAGTTACGATTGATTACGGTAGCAAAGACAACTTTGAAAACTGCAAACCTCAAAGCATCCATACTATCGTCGTCTCTGCCCCTTGCGTGGAGAGCATTAAGATAGAAGAGCTTCGCGCACTAATTCAAAATTTAATAGATGAAACTGGACTTCCAAAAGAGCTATATAATAAAGAAAAAACGATCATCTATATAAACCCAACAGGCAGATATGTAAATCACAGCTCACTTCACGATAGCGGCCTAACAGGTAGAAAGCTTATAGTTGATAGCTTTGGCGGATATAGCCCGATAGGCGGCGGTGCTCAGTCAAGCAAGGACTACACAAAGGTTGATCGCAGCGGACTTTATGCAGCTCGCTGGATAGCTAAAAATATCGTCGCAGCTGGCCTTGCTAAAAAATGTATCGTCCAAATAAGCTACGCGATCGGTGTTGCAAAGCCAACTTCAGTTAGCGTTGATACCATGGGAACTCACGCAATCGGCGTAAATGACGATATGCTTTCAAATTTTGTAAGCGAGCATTTCGCTCTAACGCCTCGCTGGATAACAAATAAATTTGGACTTGATAAACCAAGCAAAGATACGTTTTTATACGCAAAAGTAGCTGCAAAAGGTCAAGTGGGAAATGCAAAATACCCTTGGGAAAAACTTGATGCAGTCGATACTTTCAAGGCTTTACTGAAAAAATAA
- a CDS encoding apolipoprotein N-acyltransferase — MLKNQRFAWISLFVRFLNGHFSTKIIIKAFVGAFLLSNFIFLSLFENLLLNFISPFLTLTGIYIIINLSRAGFFAAGFFTGILWFYWISFSFIYYDLIWLIPFVILFVAIVYGFMFWIASFPSFVVLRAVLLFLVSYVHPFGFNWFNLKATLVLGAFEPSTRGLIFIFLAAISLSLKGKILKFILAFICLIAALQFKSGEAKTLPFDVELINTDVAQRVRWDKSLRMKFTNENLDTINSAIAKQKRLIVLPESAFPLFMTNEPLLADELKELSKKITIVAGALAYENKQIYNSAFLFQDGNLRRMDKKFLVPFGEEIPLPKFMQDAVNKLFFGGASDFKKAENFSDYEIDGVKIRNAICYEATREELYKGEFDVVVAITNNGWFVPSSEPVLQRLLIKHLATKYNKVVYHSVNGSKSEIILPKKVFWDEF; from the coding sequence ATGTTAAAAAATCAGCGTTTTGCATGGATTTCCTTATTTGTAAGATTTTTAAATGGGCATTTTAGCACTAAAATTATAATAAAAGCCTTTGTCGGTGCTTTTTTGCTCTCCAACTTTATTTTTTTAAGCCTCTTCGAGAATTTGCTCTTAAATTTCATCTCACCGTTTCTAACTTTGACTGGAATTTACATCATCATAAATTTAAGCAGAGCTGGCTTTTTCGCAGCCGGATTTTTCACAGGAATTTTGTGGTTTTATTGGATCAGCTTTAGTTTTATCTACTACGATCTGATCTGGCTTATACCATTTGTCATTCTCTTTGTAGCCATTGTTTACGGATTTATGTTTTGGATAGCCTCTTTTCCTAGTTTTGTCGTGCTAAGAGCTGTTTTACTATTTTTAGTAAGCTACGTTCATCCATTTGGCTTTAACTGGTTTAATCTTAAAGCGACACTTGTTTTAGGAGCTTTTGAGCCAAGCACTAGGGGGCTTATATTTATATTTTTAGCAGCCATTTCTTTGAGTTTAAAAGGTAAAATTTTAAAATTTATCCTAGCTTTTATCTGCCTCATCGCTGCCTTGCAGTTTAAAAGTGGTGAGGCAAAGACTTTGCCATTTGACGTGGAGCTAATAAACACCGATGTCGCTCAAAGGGTGCGCTGGGATAAAAGCTTACGCATGAAATTTACAAATGAAAATTTAGACACGATAAATAGCGCTATCGCCAAGCAAAAACGTCTCATCGTGCTTCCAGAGAGTGCGTTTCCATTATTTATGACAAATGAGCCGCTACTTGCCGATGAGCTAAAGGAGCTTTCAAAAAAGATAACCATCGTAGCTGGCGCGCTTGCTTATGAAAATAAGCAAATTTATAACTCTGCCTTTTTATTTCAAGATGGCAATCTTAGACGAATGGATAAGAAATTTTTAGTACCATTTGGCGAAGAAATTCCTTTGCCAAAATTTATGCAAGATGCAGTAAATAAGCTATTTTTTGGCGGAGCTAGCGACTTTAAAAAGGCTGAAAATTTTAGTGACTATGAGATAGATGGAGTTAAAATCAGAAACGCCATCTGCTATGAAGCGACAAGAGAGGAGCTTTATAAGGGCGAATTTGACGTGGTTGTAGCTATCACAAACAACGGCTGGTTTGTACCAAGTAGCGAACCTGTGCTTCAAAGGCTACTAATAAAACACCTTGCTACAAAATACAATAAAGTCGTCTATCACAGCGTAAATGGCTCAAAAAGTGAGATCATTTTGCCCAAAAAAGTATTTTGGGATGAGTTCTAA
- the yajC gene encoding preprotein translocase subunit YajC — MQNADFLTSLLPLVVLFAIFYFLVIRPQQKQQKAHAAMLAALDKGDKIITNGGLICEVIKAENDFIKVKLNDDVIVRIAREFVAKKIEDK; from the coding sequence ATGCAAAACGCTGATTTTTTAACATCATTACTACCTCTTGTTGTGCTTTTCGCCATATTTTACTTTTTGGTTATTAGACCTCAACAAAAACAACAAAAAGCCCATGCAGCAATGCTCGCAGCTCTTGATAAAGGTGATAAGATAATAACTAATGGCGGACTTATCTGCGAAGTGATTAAAGCCGAAAATGATTTTATCAAAGTTAAACTTAACGATGATGTAATCGTTCGCATAGCACGCGAGTTTGTAGCTAAAAAGATCGAAGATAAATAA
- the secD gene encoding protein translocase subunit SecD gives MRNARVTYRLIILILALIFGFGFSVPSFFQTQNGAKISLGLDLQGGLHMLLGVETSEAIHSKIKSIAGSINYYAKKEDVLIDKFKIKEDSVDFALLDSDEAPKVDKALAEIKGLDIKKDGLNYHITLTEQERLDTIEYAISQAVETIRNRLDQFGLAEPTVARQGKDNILVELPGIKTEEDEQRARDLIAKAAHLQLMTVDDKRQDQANTMSEAEAESYGDVIFKDAKNDRVKYVVKNIPVLDGSMLTDAKVAFSQQNNLPIINFTLNSEGARIFGDFTGANVGKRLAIVLDGKVYSAPVINERIGGGSGQISGGFTLDEAHDVAIALRSGALLAPVKMLEKRSVGPSLGQESINQSMVALAAGSILVVLFMLVYYGISGIFANIALVADVVILVAVMALFGATLTLPGMAGIVLTIGMAVDANVIINERIRELLREGVAIRTAVQKGYEHAMSAIIDSNLTTIITVAVLYAYGTGPVKGFAVTMAIGIMASMLTAILGTHGMFDAAMDKIEKSGNTRLWFGYKRS, from the coding sequence ATGCGTAACGCAAGAGTCACATATAGGCTAATTATCTTAATATTAGCCTTGATTTTTGGTTTTGGCTTTTCGGTGCCATCTTTTTTTCAAACTCAAAATGGGGCTAAAATTTCACTTGGCCTTGATCTTCAAGGCGGCCTTCATATGCTACTTGGTGTTGAAACGAGCGAAGCTATTCACTCAAAAATAAAATCAATAGCCGGAAGTATAAATTATTATGCTAAAAAAGAAGATGTGCTCATTGATAAATTTAAGATAAAAGAAGATAGCGTTGATTTTGCACTACTTGATAGTGACGAGGCTCCAAAGGTTGATAAGGCGCTTGCTGAGATAAAAGGGCTTGATATCAAAAAAGATGGTCTAAACTATCATATCACTCTAACAGAGCAAGAGAGGCTTGATACGATCGAATATGCGATCTCACAAGCTGTTGAGACTATTAGAAACAGACTTGATCAGTTTGGTTTAGCTGAGCCAACAGTCGCTAGACAAGGCAAAGATAATATCCTAGTCGAGCTTCCTGGCATAAAAACCGAAGAGGATGAGCAAAGAGCGAGAGATCTTATCGCAAAGGCTGCTCACTTGCAGCTTATGACAGTTGATGATAAAAGACAAGATCAGGCTAATACCATGAGCGAGGCCGAGGCTGAAAGCTATGGTGACGTGATCTTTAAAGATGCTAAAAATGACCGCGTAAAATATGTCGTTAAAAATATTCCAGTGCTTGATGGCTCGATGCTAACTGATGCAAAGGTTGCATTTTCTCAACAAAATAACTTGCCTATTATAAATTTCACTCTTAACTCAGAAGGCGCTAGAATTTTTGGTGATTTTACTGGCGCAAATGTTGGCAAAAGGCTTGCTATTGTGCTTGATGGCAAGGTTTATTCAGCTCCAGTTATAAATGAAAGAATAGGGGGTGGTAGTGGCCAGATAAGTGGTGGCTTTACTCTTGATGAGGCTCACGACGTAGCGATCGCGCTTAGAAGTGGCGCACTTTTAGCACCTGTTAAGATGCTAGAAAAAAGAAGTGTCGGTCCATCTTTAGGTCAAGAGAGTATCAATCAAAGCATGGTAGCGCTTGCTGCTGGATCTATTTTAGTAGTGCTATTTATGCTAGTTTATTATGGAATTTCTGGAATTTTTGCAAATATCGCACTAGTTGCAGACGTCGTTATATTAGTCGCTGTCATGGCGCTTTTTGGAGCGACACTTACCTTACCTGGTATGGCTGGTATCGTGCTAACGATTGGTATGGCTGTTGATGCAAATGTCATCATAAATGAACGTATACGTGAGCTTTTGCGTGAGGGTGTGGCGATAAGAACAGCTGTGCAAAAGGGTTATGAGCACGCCATGAGCGCGATTATTGACTCAAATTTAACTACTATCATCACAGTTGCGGTGCTTTACGCTTATGGTACTGGTCCAGTTAAAGGCTTTGCAGTAACAATGGCAATAGGTATCATGGCTTCGATGCTAACAGCTATACTTGGCACTCATGGTATGTTTGATGCCGCTATGGATAAGATAGAAAAAAGTGGAAATACCAGACTTTGGTTTGGTTATAAAAGGAGCTAA
- the secF gene encoding protein translocase subunit SecF, with the protein MQIFTKAKVYDFMRFRFASLAFSIFLFIGSIVLLATKGLNYGIDFSGGTLIQLKYDTKAPLDKIRDAFGTNEVLKNASVTEFGSEDEAIIRFSGSSSNLTGDIGTEIKQILKDTGNFEVRRVDIVGPKVGDELREKGLMALGISLIGILIYITFRFEWRFALAAIATEIHDIVITVGAISLFNIDVNLDTLAAVLTVLGYSLNDTIIIFDRIREGIKESKRTDIEGVINESVSATLSRTILTSATTMMTVLVLFLFGGDMIHGFSFILIVGIVIGTISSIYISSPFLIWFKFSIEHFRSRETEKQKIKKEREKERAMFEKGVV; encoded by the coding sequence ATGCAAATTTTTACTAAAGCAAAAGTTTATGATTTTATGCGTTTTAGATTTGCTTCACTAGCATTTTCTATATTTTTATTTATTGGCTCTATCGTTTTACTTGCTACAAAGGGGCTAAACTACGGCATCGATTTCTCTGGCGGTACGCTTATTCAGCTAAAATACGACACCAAAGCGCCACTTGATAAAATTCGCGACGCTTTTGGCACAAATGAAGTGCTTAAAAACGCCTCTGTTACTGAGTTTGGAAGCGAAGATGAGGCTATTATTAGATTTTCAGGATCAAGTTCAAATTTAACTGGTGACATCGGCACTGAGATAAAGCAAATTTTAAAAGATACTGGAAATTTTGAAGTAAGACGTGTTGATATCGTTGGTCCAAAAGTTGGTGACGAGCTTAGAGAAAAAGGTCTAATGGCTCTTGGAATTTCACTAATTGGCATATTGATATATATCACATTTAGATTTGAATGGCGATTTGCGCTTGCTGCGATCGCAACTGAAATTCACGATATAGTTATAACTGTTGGTGCTATTTCACTATTTAATATTGATGTAAATTTGGACACGCTAGCGGCTGTATTAACGGTGCTTGGCTACTCTCTAAATGATACGATTATTATCTTTGATAGGATAAGAGAAGGCATTAAAGAGAGTAAGAGAACTGACATCGAGGGCGTTATCAACGAGTCGGTCTCAGCCACGCTTTCAAGAACTATCTTAACTTCAGCAACTACGATGATGACAGTTCTTGTGTTATTTTTATTTGGTGGAGATATGATACATGGATTTTCATTTATTCTTATCGTTGGTATTGTCATAGGAACGATCAGCTCGATCTACATCTCTTCGCCGTTTCTTATCTGGTTTAAATTTAGCATCGAGCATTTTAGAAGCAGAGAGACTGAAAAACAAAAGATAAAAAAAGAGCGCGAGAAAGAGCGTGCTATGTTTGAGAAAGGCGTTGTGTAA
- a CDS encoding DUF6394 family protein, with protein sequence MNWGKVIYIFFALMSLTTTAEFLYDKNEIALFVAASINLVSTLLKIGVKNLLSAELFASSLVADLHLIPAFVILQVSENITLSYSLAIGAVIANIFSLALVLIESSKAQEEF encoded by the coding sequence ATGAACTGGGGAAAAGTTATCTACATATTTTTTGCGCTGATGAGTCTTACGACTACGGCAGAATTTTTATATGATAAAAATGAGATTGCGCTCTTTGTGGCGGCTAGTATAAATTTGGTTTCAACGCTACTTAAGATCGGTGTTAAAAATTTACTCTCAGCTGAGCTTTTTGCAAGCTCGCTGGTTGCTGATTTGCACCTTATACCAGCTTTTGTTATTTTGCAAGTCTCTGAAAATATAACACTTAGCTATTCACTAGCTATTGGCGCAGTCATTGCAAATATATTTTCACTAGCCTTGGTTTTAATAGAATCAAGTAAAGCTCAAGAAGAATTTTAG
- the leuS gene encoding leucine--tRNA ligase, with protein sequence MAEKRKYEPLKIEKKWQEIWDKNEDFEPKDDLSLPKKYILSMFPYPSGRIHMGHVRNYSIGDALARSYRKSGYNVLHPIGFDSFGMPAENAAIKHKIHPKIWTYENIDYMKKELASLGFSFSKKRILATSDPLYTKWEQSFFIKMFEKGLVYRKNAIINWCEYDQTVLANEQVEDGKCWRCGNEVVQKEFPGYYFNITKYASELLDDLKLLEGKWPNQVITMQENWIGRSYGLEFKFYLDEASKEALGGKFDGFEVFTTRADTIYGVSYTALAPEHPIVKALLESDKIDESKKAKIKAILNQSPRERQASEKDGEFLGIYVVHPLTNEKIPVWVANFILADYGSGAIMAVPAHDQRDFEFASKFNLPIKPVVKPLEGESDGSKAYSEYGISINSELINGLASEEAKNFIIEKFEKDGLGKRITNYKLRDWGISRQRYWGAPIPVVHCKCCGVVPEKEENLPIALPEDVEITGEGNPLDKHPTWKFTKCPKCGQDAIRETDTMDTFVESSWYFARFASDEKTWEQKALDEKSVNYWMNVDQYIGGIEHAILHLLYARFFQKVLRDLGYLRDDEPFENLLTQGMVLKDGKKMSKSKGNVVDPDDIINKYGADTARLFILFAAPPQKELEWNDSAVEGAFRFLNRLWEKAQTIKKIDKLPEIDHESLNKDEKFARLKIYEALKKSTEVFGDTFAFNTLIAACMEALNAINAQDNDDVNAEGFFIILNLLEPIVPHIANELSEELFGRKNFTKIAVKEEVFVKDSIALAVTVNGKKRAEFEVAASESESEILKLAKQNVAKWLEGKEILKEIYIKGKLVNFVIKG encoded by the coding sequence ATGGCTGAAAAGAGAAAATATGAGCCTTTGAAGATAGAAAAAAAATGGCAAGAAATTTGGGATAAAAATGAAGATTTTGAACCAAAAGACGATTTAAGCTTGCCAAAAAAATATATCCTAAGTATGTTTCCTTATCCAAGCGGACGCATACATATGGGGCATGTAAGAAACTACTCTATCGGTGATGCACTTGCTAGATCATATAGAAAAAGCGGATATAACGTGCTTCATCCTATTGGCTTTGATAGCTTTGGCATGCCAGCTGAAAACGCAGCCATAAAACATAAAATTCACCCTAAAATTTGGACTTATGAAAACATCGACTATATGAAAAAAGAGCTTGCAAGTCTTGGCTTTTCATTTTCTAAAAAGAGAATTTTAGCCACATCTGATCCACTTTACACTAAGTGGGAGCAAAGCTTTTTTATAAAGATGTTTGAAAAAGGGCTTGTTTATAGAAAAAACGCAATTATAAATTGGTGTGAATACGATCAAACTGTGCTTGCAAATGAGCAGGTGGAGGATGGCAAATGCTGGAGATGTGGTAATGAAGTGGTGCAAAAAGAGTTTCCGGGATATTACTTCAACATCACAAAATATGCTAGCGAGCTACTTGATGATCTAAAGCTTCTTGAAGGCAAATGGCCAAATCAAGTAATTACAATGCAAGAAAACTGGATCGGCAGAAGCTACGGCTTGGAGTTTAAATTTTATCTTGATGAAGCTTCAAAAGAGGCTTTAGGTGGTAAATTTGATGGCTTTGAGGTTTTTACTACAAGGGCCGATACAATTTACGGCGTTAGCTACACAGCTCTTGCACCTGAGCATCCTATTGTAAAAGCGTTGCTTGAGAGTGATAAAATTGATGAAAGCAAAAAGGCAAAAATAAAAGCAATCCTAAATCAAAGTCCAAGAGAGCGTCAAGCTAGCGAAAAAGACGGAGAATTTTTAGGAATTTATGTCGTTCATCCACTTACCAATGAAAAAATCCCAGTTTGGGTTGCAAATTTTATCTTAGCTGACTACGGCAGTGGCGCTATTATGGCTGTCCCTGCACATGATCAAAGAGACTTCGAGTTTGCAAGTAAATTTAATCTTCCTATAAAGCCAGTCGTAAAGCCGCTTGAGGGCGAGAGCGACGGTTCTAAAGCATACTCTGAGTATGGAATTTCTATAAATTCTGAGCTTATAAATGGACTTGCTTCAGAAGAAGCTAAAAATTTCATAATAGAAAAATTTGAAAAAGATGGTTTAGGCAAAAGGATCACAAACTACAAACTAAGAGACTGGGGAATTTCTCGTCAAAGATATTGGGGTGCACCAATACCAGTAGTTCACTGCAAATGCTGCGGCGTAGTGCCTGAAAAAGAGGAAAATTTACCTATCGCGCTACCTGAAGATGTCGAGATCACAGGCGAGGGCAATCCTTTAGATAAACATCCAACTTGGAAATTTACAAAGTGTCCAAAATGCGGACAAGATGCGATCAGAGAGACTGATACGATGGATACGTTTGTGGAGAGTAGCTGGTATTTTGCTAGATTTGCAAGCGATGAGAAGACTTGGGAACAAAAAGCGCTTGATGAAAAGAGCGTGAATTACTGGATGAATGTAGATCAGTATATCGGTGGCATCGAGCATGCGATCTTGCACCTTTTATACGCTAGATTTTTCCAAAAGGTCTTAAGAGATCTAGGCTATCTAAGAGATGACGAGCCATTTGAAAATTTACTAACTCAAGGCATGGTCTTAAAAGATGGCAAAAAGATGAGCAAAAGTAAGGGCAACGTCGTAGATCCTGACGATATTATTAATAAATATGGCGCCGATACGGCAAGGCTATTTATCCTTTTTGCAGCACCTCCTCAAAAAGAGCTTGAGTGGAATGACAGCGCAGTTGAGGGCGCATTTAGGTTTTTGAATAGACTTTGGGAAAAAGCTCAGACTATCAAAAAGATAGATAAACTACCTGAGATAGATCATGAAAGTCTAAACAAAGATGAGAAATTTGCAAGGCTAAAAATTTATGAAGCGCTTAAAAAATCAACCGAGGTTTTTGGCGACACATTTGCTTTTAACACACTAATCGCTGCTTGCATGGAGGCACTAAACGCCATAAATGCACAAGATAACGACGATGTAAATGCTGAAGGCTTTTTTATCATCTTAAATTTACTAGAACCTATCGTACCGCACATCGCAAATGAGCTTAGTGAAGAGCTTTTTGGTAGGAAAAATTTCACAAAGATAGCCGTAAAAGAAGAGGTTTTTGTAAAAGATAGCATCGCTCTTGCAGTTACAGTAAATGGCAAAAAAAGGGCTGAGTTTGAAGTGGCAGCAAGCGAGAGTGAGAGTGAAATTTTAAAGCTAGCTAAGCAAAATGTGGCTAAATGGCTTGAGGGAAAAGAAATTTTAAAAGAGATTTATATAAAAGGCAAATTAGTAAATTTTGTCATTAAAGGATAA
- the lptE gene encoding LPS assembly lipoprotein LptE encodes MRYFLAFFIAFFICGCGYKPVSKITHDLVGYKIYVDVIISKEEPKNSVWIKDAVKEGMVARLNKDLSSKESADTSIIISVKDLNYEAIIYDEFGYITSYKAHLSLNYKTKFKDGSVVDIPATGEYDFSVARRQKDVRFADSILSDTQKYEAIKEASKEAFDEYIASLAVKGYRNGSSNR; translated from the coding sequence TTGAGATATTTTTTAGCGTTTTTTATTGCGTTTTTTATCTGCGGGTGTGGGTATAAACCAGTTTCAAAGATCACACATGATCTAGTGGGCTATAAAATTTACGTTGATGTGATTATTAGTAAAGAAGAGCCAAAAAATAGTGTTTGGATAAAGGATGCTGTAAAAGAGGGCATGGTCGCAAGGCTAAATAAAGATTTATCAAGTAAAGAGAGTGCTGATACTTCGATAATTATTTCGGTAAAAGATTTAAATTACGAAGCAATTATTTATGATGAATTTGGCTACATTACGTCATACAAAGCACATCTTAGCTTAAATTATAAGACTAAATTTAAAGATGGCAGCGTAGTTGATATTCCAGCCACTGGCGAGTATGACTTTAGTGTCGCAAGACGTCAAAAAGATGTAAGATTTGCTGACAGCATTCTTAGTGATACTCAAAAATACGAAGCTATCAAAGAGGCATCAAAAGAGGCCTTTGATGAGTATATCGCAAGTTTAGCGGTAAAAGGATATAGAAATGGCAGCAGTAACCGTTAG